In the Streptomyces fradiae ATCC 10745 = DSM 40063 genome, GACGCGCCGTCACCGGGGCGCGAGCGGCTGGGCTGGGGCGTGCTGGGCAGCACGCGGCCGGTGCGGTTCCCGCGGTGCCTGCGGCCGGCGGACGCGGCCCTGACGCCGTTCGCGGTGCAGCCGGGCCAGGTGCTGACGCCGGAGGCGTGCGCGGTCGCGCTGCGCGTGGACGGGCCGGCCGGAAGCCTGGTCGGCGTGTGGCGCCCGGCGGCGCGGCGGCTGCTGCGACTCCCGGCGCCCGCCGGGTGGTTCGCGGGCGCGGGGGTGTGGTCGGCGGACGGCGTGCTGTCGCTGCCGTACGCGAACGCCTCGGTGCCGTGCGGGCTGGCCCGCGTCGCGGTCGCCGCTGACGCACCCGCGGGGGACGCGGCGGGCGGGGGCGTACGGGGCGTCGGTGGGGACGAACAGCCGGGCGCGGAAGGAACCGTACGGGACTCCGGCGGCGCCGTACGGGCGGGCGCGCACGGCGCCGTACCGGACGGTCCGGCGGCCCCGCGGGGAGCGGCGCGGGCCGCGGGCGGCGGGGCTCCGGGCGGTGCCGGGGCGGCCGGGGTGCGCAGGCCGGTGCCGTTGCAGCAGGCGCCGCTCACGGGGCGGTCCGTGCCCCGTTAGACTCACGCCCCGCACGGACAACAGCGATCATTACGGGGTGACTTCACCACATGTCTGAAGCCAGCACCGACACGACCCAGGCGACGCGGGCGCACGGGGACGCCGGCGGCTCCGGAAAGCACCGCGGGGGCCCGGCGGCGTCGGAGGACACGTCGGCCCGGCCGCACGGCAGGCACCGCAGGGAGCAGATGGGCGGCGGCGAGGCGGCGTAACGTCCCACCACGCCACCGGCCGAGCCGGAAGAGGGCCGTCCCGGACGACCGGGGCGGCCCTTCGGCGTTCCCGGCGGCCCGCCCCTCCCGCCGGTCAGCGCACGGCCCGCCGGTCAGCGCACGGCGCCGCCCGCCGCGCGGGTGGCGGCGGTGGCCGGCCGGGGCAGCCACAGCAGCATCAGCAGGGCCGCCGCGAGGAGGACACCGGCGCCGGTGCGGAAGGCCAGGGCGTACCCGGCGGTGAGGGCCTCCGGCGTGGCGGCCCCGGCCGCCCCGGCGGCGGCGACGGTCGACAGGACGGCCAGGCCGACGGCGCCGCCCATGGTGCGGGAGGTGTTGACCAGGCCGGACACGAGGCCCGCGTCGCCCGGCGCGGCGCCGGACGTGGCCATGGCGGCGAGCGGCGTGAGGAGCAGCCCGACGCCGGTCATCATCAGGATGCCCGGCCCCAGCACGTCGGTGAGGTACGCGCCGTCCGGGTCCATCAGCGACTGCCAGGCGAAGCCGGTCGCGGTGAGGAGCGCGCCGCCCACCGCGAGCCTGCGCGCACCGAGCGCCGGCATCAGGCGGGGGGCGAGCTTGGCGCCGAGGATGACCCCGGCGGAGCTGGGCATCAGGGCGGCACCGGCGGCCAGCGGGGCGTAGCCGAGGACGTTCTGCGCGTACAGGGTCATGAAGAACCAGGAGGCGAAGGTCGCCGAGCCGACGACGAACAGGGCGACGTTCGCCGAGGCGACGGCCCGCGACCGGAACACCTTGAGCGGCATGAGCGGTTCGCGGGCGCGGGACTCCACCGCCACGAACGCGGCGAGCAGCAGCACCCCGCCCAGCAGCGGCACCAGGGTCCGCGCCGCCGCCCACCCGGCCTGCTCGGTCTGCACCACCCCGTACGCGAAGGCCGCGAGCCCCGTGGTCACGAGCACCGCGCCGGGCAGGTCCAGGCGGCGGCCCGCGCCGGACCGGGCCTCCGGTATCCACAGCGCGCCCACGATCAGCACGGCCACGCCGACGGGGACGTTGATGAGCAGGACCCAGCGCCAGTCGAGGAGGTCGGTGAGGAGGCCGCCGACCAGTCCGCCGGCGGCGCCGCCGCCCGCGCCGACCGCCGACCAGGTCCCGATGGCCCGCGTCCGGGCGGAGCCCTCCGGCACGGCGCTGGTGACGATGGTGAGCGTCGCCGGGGACAGCACGGCGGCGCCCAGCCCCTGGGCCGCCCGCGCGGCGAGCAGTTGCCAGCCCTCCTGGGCGAGTCCGCCCGCGACGGAGGCGAGCGTGAAGACCGCCAGCCCCAGCAGGAACATCCGCTTCCGCCCGAACAGGTCGGCGGCCCGCCCGCCGAGGAGCATGAACCCGGAGAAGGCTATGGAGTACGCGTTCACCACCCACTGCAGCGCGAGCGCGGACATGCCGAGGTCGGCGCGCATCGAGGGGAGGGCGACGTTCACGACGGACACGTCGAGGACGACGAGGAACGTCCCCGCACAGGCCGCGAGGATCACCGCCCAGGGGCGCGCGGGCAGTTGGGGGGCGGCGGCGGGGACGGACACGGCGTTCTCGATACGGGGCTGGGCCATGCCCGTCATGGTCGCAGCCGACGGGAGCCCCGTACATCCCGATATCGGGGTACGGGGCGTGCGCCTCGGGACCTAGGTCTTCGGGCGCCGGGCGCCCGCACGGCGACCGCCGCCGCGTGCGCCTCCGCGCCCCGGCGCGGGACCGCCCGGCCGACCGCCGGCCCGGTCCCCGCCGCGTCCGGCCGGGGTGCCGGTGGCGGAGGCACCGGGGTGGGGGACGATAGGGGGCCCTCGATCATCCGTACGACCTGGAGGACCCCGATCATGAGCGCCGCAACCACCCCGGAGCAGACGCCGGTGCCGGCGGCCAAGACGCTGGCCGCGTTCGAGGCGGCCAAGGGGTTCATGCCCGTGCGCGAGGGGCTGGCGCTGTACGCGGCGGCCGTGGAGGCCGGACGGCTCGGGCTGCCGCTGCTGGAGGTCGGCACGTACTGCGGGCGCTCCACGATCCTGCTGGCCGACGCCGCGCGGGCGGCCGGGACCGTGGCGGTCACGGTCGACCACCACCGGGGCAGCGAGGAGCAGCAGCCCGGCTGGGAGTACCACGACCCCTCCGTCGTGGACCCCGAGGTGGGCCTGATGGACACGCTGCCGACGTTCCGGCGCACCCTGCACGCCGCCGGTCTGGAGGAGTACGTCATCGCGGTCGTGGGGCGGTCGCCGCGGGTCGCGCGGGTGTGGGGGGCGCCGGTCGGGCTGGTCTTCGTCGACGGCGGGCACACCGACGAGCACGCCTCGAACGACTACGAGGGATGGGCGCCGCACCTCGCGGAGGGCGGGCTGCTCGTCATCCACGACGTGTTCCCCGACCCCGCGGACGGCGGGCAGGCCCCGTACCGGATCTACCGGCGGGCGCTGGAGTCGGGGGCGTTCACCGAGGTCGGCGTCACCGACTCGCTGCGGGTACTGCGCCGAACGGCCCTGGCAGGACGGGCCGGAACGCCCCTCACCGCCTAGGCTCGCCCGCGTGTACGACGACGACACGCATGACACCGATGACAGCCGTGACGCCCATGACGCGCGGGACACGCGGGACACGCGGGACGCCCCCCGGCGCTCCCGTGTCCGCAGGGCCGTACTGACGGCCGTCGTGCCGCTCGCCGCGGCCGGCCTGCTCGCCGGGGGCTGGGCCCTCGCCGGGCCGGGCGGCGCAGGCCCCGGCGGGCCGCCGGACGGCGGCGACGCACGCGGGGGCGGGCCCGCCGGCGCGTCGCCCGGCACGTCGGCACCGGGCGGTGGCGAGCCGGGGGCGGCGCCCTCCGGCGGGCTGCCCGGCCAGGCCTCCGCCGATCCGTCCGCCGATCCGTCCGGCGGGCCGCTCGCCGGGAAGGTCGTCGTGATCGACCCAGGTCACAATCCGGGGAACTTTCGGCACCCTGACGAGATCAACAAGCAGGTCGACATCGGGACCAACCGCAAGGAGTGCGACACCACCGGCACTTCCACGCGGGACGGCTACGCGGAGGCCGCGTTCACCCTCGACGTCTCGCACCGGCTCCGCGACGCCCTGCGGCGCCTCGGCGCGACCGTGGAGCTGACCCACGACGCCGACCGGCCCTTCGGGCCGTGCATC is a window encoding:
- a CDS encoding DHA2 family efflux MFS transporter permease subunit, which encodes MTGMAQPRIENAVSVPAAAPQLPARPWAVILAACAGTFLVVLDVSVVNVALPSMRADLGMSALALQWVVNAYSIAFSGFMLLGGRAADLFGRKRMFLLGLAVFTLASVAGGLAQEGWQLLAARAAQGLGAAVLSPATLTIVTSAVPEGSARTRAIGTWSAVGAGGGAAGGLVGGLLTDLLDWRWVLLINVPVGVAVLIVGALWIPEARSGAGRRLDLPGAVLVTTGLAAFAYGVVQTEQAGWAAARTLVPLLGGVLLLAAFVAVESRAREPLMPLKVFRSRAVASANVALFVVGSATFASWFFMTLYAQNVLGYAPLAAGAALMPSSAGVILGAKLAPRLMPALGARRLAVGGALLTATGFAWQSLMDPDGAYLTDVLGPGILMMTGVGLLLTPLAAMATSGAAPGDAGLVSGLVNTSRTMGGAVGLAVLSTVAAAGAAGAATPEALTAGYALAFRTGAGVLLAAALLMLLWLPRPATAATRAAGGAVR
- a CDS encoding class I SAM-dependent methyltransferase; amino-acid sequence: MSAATTPEQTPVPAAKTLAAFEAAKGFMPVREGLALYAAAVEAGRLGLPLLEVGTYCGRSTILLADAARAAGTVAVTVDHHRGSEEQQPGWEYHDPSVVDPEVGLMDTLPTFRRTLHAAGLEEYVIAVVGRSPRVARVWGAPVGLVFVDGGHTDEHASNDYEGWAPHLAEGGLLVIHDVFPDPADGGQAPYRIYRRALESGAFTEVGVTDSLRVLRRTALAGRAGTPLTA
- a CDS encoding N-acetylmuramoyl-L-alanine amidase family protein, which produces MTAVVPLAAAGLLAGGWALAGPGGAGPGGPPDGGDARGGGPAGASPGTSAPGGGEPGAAPSGGLPGQASADPSADPSGGPLAGKVVVIDPGHNPGNFRHPDEINKQVDIGTNRKECDTTGTSTRDGYAEAAFTLDVSHRLRDALRRLGATVELTHDADRPFGPCIDERARIGNLAGGGKGADAVVSVHADGSAVGNRGHHVILPGLVKEGAADTAPIVAPSRRLGERIEAEFARATGSAPANYLGGGTGLDVRKDLGGLNLSTVPKVFVECGNMQDPKDAALLSDAAWRQKAAQGIANGVGTYLLG